Sequence from the uncultured Bacteroides sp. genome:
GTAACTGTGACCATCAAAATTAGTGTAAACAGGAGAAGCATATTTTGAATTAGTATGTTCTGGTGTCCAATAGTCAGCATTATGCAGGTAGTTATAAAGGTTGTAACTCCAGCTTGAAATATTAGCCTCATTCAATTCACGCGTTACCTTGAATGTTCCGTTTAACAAGAATGACAGATAGAAATTCTTATATGTCAACGTATTACCTACAGACATTAGGAAACTTGGATTTTTAGAGCCGATGATAACTTTATCATTAGAATTGATGTAACCATTTCCATCTGTATCTTTTACTTTAGCAGAACCGGGTTTGGCTCCTTTCTGAATCTCCTTTTCTGTGCCATCGGCTGCAGTGTAAGTAAATTTGTCTCCTTGTTGCCAAACACCGTCAACTTTGTAGTCATAGTAAACTCTTAAAGGTTTGCCAATAAACCAATTGTTCGTGATATCATCCTTCTTATCGCCACGTAGATCTACAATCTTGTCCCGGTTTAGTGAGAAAACCAGATTGGTACTCCATTCAAAATCCTTATTGCGTATATTAACCGTATTCAAAGTGAATTCAACACCTTTGTTACGTGTTTTACCCACATTGTCCCAAATGGTTTTGTAACCATTCATGATAGGTACAGTACGTTTCATCAACAAATCTTTTGTATTGGAAACATACATTTCAATGTTACCATTGATACGTCCACCGAGAAAAGAGTAGTCAATACCTACATTGAACTTTCGAGTTGTCTCCCATTTCAGGTTCGGATTTCCTACTCCGTCATTGGCTAAATAAGCACCGTTGACACCTGTTGCTCCATCACCCCAGATGTAATTGGTGAGATGCAGACGATCCAGAGTTTGATAAGGACTAATAGCCTGATTACCATTAGAGCCATAAGATACGCGGAGTTTCAGCTGATCTAACCAGTTTTGCGCATTTTCCATGAAGCTTTCAGAAGCGATGTTCCATGCTGCAGCTACAGAAGGGAAGAATGCATACTTATTATTTGCACCAAAAGCCGAATAACCATCAGAACGTCCTGTTAGAGTCAACATATATTTGCCTGCGTATGAATAATTCAATCGAAGCATGTAAGACAGCATAGATGTTTCCTGCAAGTTTGAATTCACTGTTTTCTTATTTTCACCAGCGCCAATGTTGTCATAGCTGGAATCATCATTTACAAAGCTTTCGGCAGATTCGCTAGCTGCTTTTTTTTGAGTTTGCTGTACACTAAACAAGCCAGTTGCATCAAAACGGTGTTTACCAAATTCACGGTTATACTTAAGAAGGTTTTCCCAAGTATAATCCCAATAATTATCATTGCTGATGCTAGCTTTACCGTTTGCAATTCTACCGTCTTTTGTATTGCGACCAAAATATGTGCCAGTAAAGCTACTACGATAATTGTAACCGAAGGTAGTGCGGGCAGAAAGTCCCTTTACTGGAAATAAGATGTCTGTATAAGCATTGAGGAAGAAATTCCGATTTGTCTGATCTTGGTCGGCATTGACATTCGCCATCGGATTGATGATCAATGACTGGTCCATGGGTTCTTCATAGTAGTTACCGTTTTCATCCTTATAGATACCGTAAGGACTTTGTTTGACAGCATGCTCGATATTCGGGGTAATGCCTCCACCATCTTTTTGAACAAACTGAGTTTGCACACCGATGGTCAGCCATTTGTTCAATACTTGAGTTAAACTCAAATTCATATTATAACGTTTCATAGCAGAGTTATAAACTATACCTTCCTGATCCAAGTAAGAAGCAGCTCCCATATAGGTTGTACTTTCAGTACCTCCAGAGATACCTACTTGATGCTCCATAGTAAAGGCATTACGGAAGATATAATCCTGCCAATCATTGGTGACACCTTGATTGTAATTCACAAGTTCACTGGCACTCAAGATATTTTCAGGAGCAAGTTGATCACCACTCCATCCGTCTTTCAGGCGGGCAATATCCTGCTTGAAGCGGATGTATTCATCAGGAGTCATCACGTCTATTTTCTGTTGAGGTTGTGACACCCTTAACTGCCCTTTGTACGTAACCTGTGGTGCACCCTTTTTACCTTTCTTTGTCTGAATCAAGATAACACCATTAGAGCCACGAGAACCGTAGATAGCTGCAGCAGAAGCATCTTTCAAGACACTTAGATTTTCGACAATATTCGGGTCAATATCACTCAAAGAACCGTTATATGGGGTTCCATCTAATACAATAAGCGGTGAGTTGTCGGCACTTAAAGAATTTTCACCACGTATGCGGAGAGTCTGGTTGGCACCCGGTGTTGCATCACTGGTTGTTATACTCAGACCTGGAACCTGTCCGGCAAGACGATCCATCAGATTACTGCTATTTATAGTATTCAATTTTTTCTCACTAACAGATACGACACCTCCGGTTAAATCCGATTTACGTTGTGAGCCATAACCGACAACAACTACTTCATCCAATTTTTTTGCGTTCTCCACCAATCTGACTATATTTTTGTTATCTGCCTTGATTGTTTGGGTTACATAACCGATATAGGAAATCTTTAAGTTACTTCCAATCGGAGCATTGATAATATATTTACCGTCTATGTCTGTAATGGCTCCTTGGGTTGTACCGATTAACATCACATTAGCTCCAATAACCGGTTCACCATTTTCATCAACCACAGTTCCCATAATACTCTGTGTTTGTAATGACATTTGTTTTCCTTTTTTCCCGGTAGATAATATGATATGCGTTGCGTCTATTTCAAATGTTACATTCATTCCTTTCAATAGGGCTGATAATGCCTTATTCATTGTTTCATTTTTTACGTTCAGACTAACTCTTTGGTTTACATTTATCTGTTGCGACTCATAAAAGAAAGTATGTCCACTTACCTTTTCAACTTGAAGCATAGCCTCTGATAACGGAATATTTGTAAATTTAAGCGTAATCAATTTTTCTTTATTTTGTGCAAAAGCTGGAGCACATAACAATATAAGTATAAGAATAATGATTTGTTTTCTTACATTCATAATTTTATTAAATTTAAAGATTAATGTAGGTTTGTTTTTCTAATGTTAAATTATATCCATTTTTACATGTTTTACTTCACATAGGCATTTTTTTAATTTATTAATTTCATTTTGATTCTACAGACGAAATAGTCAACTCATTCTTCTCATTAAAGGAATATTTCATCGGTTTTATACGTGACATAATGCGAAGAATCTCATCCAACGGTTCGCTACGCAACGTGAACGTATAAAAGTATCTATTAGATAATACTGGATCCAAATCAATCTTTATCCGATACCATTTTGAGAGCAATTTGCAAATGTCTCCCAAAGAGCGGTTTTTGAATACGACTTTATTGTTGGCCCAGGAGGAGGCAAACACCACATCATCTTTTTCGATATTAAGCGTCTTAGTATTCCGATTATAAATCGCCGTTTCACCAGGATGAAGAAAACGGCTCTCAGTTTGAGTCTCCAAGGAAACAGAACCTTCCACTAAACTTACTAATGTATTCTCTGAACCAGGGAATGCATCGACATTGAATTTCGTTCCGTGCACTATAATACGCAGACCTTCAGTTTGTACAACAAAAGGCTTATCAGTATCATGTTTTACATCGAAATATGCTTCACCAGTGACACTTACCTTACGTTCTTTTTCATTCATTTTGGAGTCGTATTGTAAAGCTGTCTCTGTATGCATCCATACTTCGCTACCATCAGGAAGTAAAACCTTAGATTTACCTGACAGATTGGTGTATAACTGAGCTACAGGTTCTGTATATCCCTTAAGAAATCCTATATAGAATGAACAACCAATAGTTACAGTTATAGCTATACACGCTGCAACGGCATATCGATAAACTCGTTTCAGTTCGAAACTAATATTTTCAGATTTGTCTTCTTTCTGCTTATATTCAACAATATGCATACGATTGACTAGTTCTTTCCAATAAAATTCAGTATCGGGCGTATAATTTTCTCCATTCGTCTGAATTTTTTCCCATAGTTGTTGTAGCTCCTTGAATAATGCTTCATTGTTACTGTTGAGTAACCAAGTTTTCAATTGAAGTTCTTCGTCTATAGAAATTTCCTGTTTCAGCTTAGGAATAATTAAATTCCAAGGAACATTTTTTTTCATGATCATGATATTTTTTGGCCTTTCATTATTATGACACATAAATAGAGCTTACCCCTATACTCTAATCAAATATTCTTCATTTTTTTATTAATGCCCGATAAATATTTACTCAATATCAAAAGGGGTTGAACTTTTAAAAGTTTAGCCTCTTTTGATTTACTTTGTTTTTCACCACAAAAACTAGAGTAAATACTATGAGCAAAAGTACACATTTAACCAGACAACTAATCTTTTCTCAGCTATTATAGCATTTTGATAATTTTCGTTTTTTAACCGATCACTAATATTCTTTTTTAGAATAAAATCACTAACTTTGACTCTCAAAATATAGACCATTTTAATATTTCTTCAATCTAAATTATGCCTACAAACGACATCCTATTACTACAATTAATTAAACAAGATGACGAAAAAGCTTTCAAGTATCTTTTCGACACTTATTTTGTGCCACTTTGCCGTTTCATGGCTCTTTATCTTAAAGATAGACAGGAGGTAGAGGAATTAGCCCTAACTATTTTTATGAATTTATGGGAAAATAGGGCTATCCTAATACTTAAGATCTCATTTAAGGCTTATCTTTTTCAGGCAGCTCGCAATCGCTGCCTGAATGCTCTGCGTGATAAAAAAAAGACTGTTTCCATCGAAGAGTCAGAAGAATACGCATATGATTTATCTACTGAGACTTCTGTTGAAATGGAAGAATTGAGTCGGCTAATCGAAGAAGCTGTTTGTTCCCTTTCAGATAGATGTCGACAGGTTTATCGTAAAAGTAGAGAAGAAAGCAAAACTAATCAGCAGATTGCAGAAGAAATGGATATTTCGGTCAAAACAGTAGAAGCTCAGATTACTAAAGCATTGAAGCACATCAAGAAGTTTCTGGGAGAACAATATGCTTATCTATTCTAGAACTATTTTAAAAAAGTTATAATTAGAATCAAACTCACGTATCAATCGTCATCTGCTAGATTTTCTCGATTTACAACAAAAAGAATAGGCTTGTTTGATAATTTGGTTACTGATGAATTCTTATATATGAAAATACGATTATTATGAAAGTCATTAGATTAATCTTCATACACTAAAAGCTGTTTAAAAGTCTTATTTTCAGTTTTAAACTCGAAAAGCCCCTTATATCTTAATACTATATTCACATAAACCATTTATTTCAATGATAGTAAAAAGATCGTTCACTAAAGGAAATTTAACTTTCAACAAAAAGGGTGAAGATGCATCATTTATATTTTCGTTCATTAAGCAGTGAATACAATTTAAAAGTTAAATAAAAGGAGCTCTGTAAAAATTATTTCTAACAAAAACACAACAGAGAGTATCTATTTAGCTTTAAAAAACAATTAAGAAAACAAGAACTGGGTAGTTACCAATCTACTTTTTTTTATTAAATGGCCTAAATTTAGGTAGTCGGCGCATTTGAAATATAAATGAACACCTTTCATATCCTAAATTCAGACCTTTCCTATAATATTTTGTGGATCAATATGATGTGTCTTATCAGATTATAAACTGTAATAATTCAGTAAACTTAATAGACTTGAATAAATAGCTTACTGGTTTTAAGTCCTTTTGCTGAAGCTTCAAAAATAATGGTACCATTTTTCTCCAGACTTTGAACAATTGCAGTAAGCTGTCCCTTAAAGGTTCGCATTAAAGGCCGATTAAAGAGATCCAAACAGGTTGCATTCCCATTAGCTCCAGCTTTGTAAGCCCCCACACCTTTTACTTTCATCGAAATCATTTGGTCATCACCAGTACACAGGTTATTATTTATATCAACTAGACGAACCGTTATATAGGCTAAATCTTTTCCATCAGCCTGTAAGTTACTACGATTAGATATAAGTTCAAGGTGATGAGGTTTTCCAGCAGTATAAATTGTTTCTTCAGAAACTTTGCACCCATGTATATCATAAGCCACGGCTTTCAGTTCTCCTGGTTCATAAACAACATTCATCCACATCAAACGATATCTACGTAATAATGACAATGAATCTGTACTGGTTTGTGCCTGTTCAGAAGTCCATTTACGTTGTCGGCCATAACTTTTACCATTTACAAATAGCTCTACTTCGGGATAATCCGTATAAACAAAAACTGGCGTGATCTTTCCTTCTCTACCAGGCCATGTCCAGTTGGGAAGTAAATGCAAAGTATGTGATTTCTTATTCCAAATACTTCTATATAAATAATACCTATCTTTTGGTATAGAAGCTAAATCAATTATTCCAAAAAGGGAGCTATGACTGGGCCAAGAGTCTACACTATATGGAGATGGTTCTCCCAGATAATCAAAACCAGTCCAAACAAATTGGCCTAGTGTCCACGGATAATCCTCAACCAAAGAGAAATCTACATCTGGAATATTACTCCAAGAACAATATTCAGTATCATACCCGGAAGATTGATGATCTGAATACAATACTTGCCCTTGAACTTTGACTGGAAATTTATAAGTTCCTCTTGAACTTACTGTTGATGCAGTTTCAGATCCGAGTACTATATTCTGAGGAAGTTTTTGATATGCTTCACTATATCGTTGGGTTCGATAATTCAATCCGGGTATATCCAACATAGCTGCAAATCCATTATCCAACACACAACTTACTTGATCCATTCCACAAGTTACAAGACGAGTTGGATCTTCCCGATGACATATATCCTGCAAATATTTGGCTACTCGATAACCATCTACATTGCATTGGGTCGGCACTTCATTACCAATACTCCACATAATCACACTGGCATGATTGCGATATTGGTGTAACATATTGATCATATCCTTTTCTGCCCAAGTTTCAAAAAATCGATGATAACCATTCTCACACTTAGCCATATCCCATTCATCAAAAGGTTCAATGATCATCATAAAACCCATTTCATCACAAAGTTCGACTAACTCAGGAGCTGGCATATTATGAGAGGTCCGGATTGCATCACAACCCATATCTTTCAGCAAAACAAGCTGATGCCTTAATGCCTCTCTGTTGACAGCTGCACCCAACGGTCCCAAATCATGGTGGTTACATACTCCCTGGAACTTTCTGTGCAAGCCATTCAGAAAAAAGCCACGATCAGCTACAAATTCTACACTTCGTATGCCAAAACGAGTATTATACTGATCTACCAACTTTCCATCCACATAAATTTTAGATTTTGCTGTATACAAATAAGGAGATTCTGGAGACCACAGATTGGGCTTATCCACTATAAAATGTTGTTCAAATGGCTGTATTTTATTAATCAAGCGAGTATTGTCCTTCGAGGAAACGACCCGTCCATCCGCCTCTAAAATATCCGTAACTACTCTTACATCCCTAGATTCTGCATTATCAATATTGGTTTTTAAGCAAACAGAAGCAAAATCAGATGATACATGGGGGGTAGTAATATAGGTTCCCCATACAGGTACATGAATAGAATCAGTCATGATCAAATGAACATTTCGATACAGACCCGCTCCAGGATACCAACGAGAAGAATGGAGTTTGTTATCCAATCTTACTGCGAGCAAATTAGTATTTCCATCCTGATGGATATAGGGCGTAATATCAAAATGAAATGAACTGTACCCATAAGGCCACTCGCCCACTTCCCTTCCGTTCACATAGATCCTAGCTTCACTCATTGCACCATCAAAGACCAATTCTGCTCTCTTGTGGGGTAATGTTTGAAAAGTAGTCCGGTACCATCCTATTCCCATATAGGGAAGTCCACCTGTACGCCCTGTTTTAAGCGAAGCTTTTTTCTCCATATCCTGAATAATGGCCACATCTTGTAAATCATTATTCCGATCAAATGGACCAGTTATGGCCCAGTCATGCGGAACCTTTACTTTTTCCCACTTGCTATCATCGAATAATGGACTGAAAGCATTCATCTGTTCTCCTTTCATGAAACACCAACCTTTCTCTAACGTGATACTTTTACGTTGACCATGAACCATCAATGAAAAGCATAAGGCTCCCATAAGAAACAGAATATT
This genomic interval carries:
- a CDS encoding TonB-dependent receptor codes for the protein MNVRKQIIILILILLCAPAFAQNKEKLITLKFTNIPLSEAMLQVEKVSGHTFFYESQQINVNQRVSLNVKNETMNKALSALLKGMNVTFEIDATHIILSTGKKGKQMSLQTQSIMGTVVDENGEPVIGANVMLIGTTQGAITDIDGKYIINAPIGSNLKISYIGYVTQTIKADNKNIVRLVENAKKLDEVVVVGYGSQRKSDLTGGVVSVSEKKLNTINSSNLMDRLAGQVPGLSITTSDATPGANQTLRIRGENSLSADNSPLIVLDGTPYNGSLSDIDPNIVENLSVLKDASAAAIYGSRGSNGVILIQTKKGKKGAPQVTYKGQLRVSQPQQKIDVMTPDEYIRFKQDIARLKDGWSGDQLAPENILSASELVNYNQGVTNDWQDYIFRNAFTMEHQVGISGGTESTTYMGAASYLDQEGIVYNSAMKRYNMNLSLTQVLNKWLTIGVQTQFVQKDGGGITPNIEHAVKQSPYGIYKDENGNYYEEPMDQSLIINPMANVNADQDQTNRNFFLNAYTDILFPVKGLSARTTFGYNYRSSFTGTYFGRNTKDGRIANGKASISNDNYWDYTWENLLKYNREFGKHRFDATGLFSVQQTQKKAASESAESFVNDDSSYDNIGAGENKKTVNSNLQETSMLSYMLRLNYSYAGKYMLTLTGRSDGYSAFGANNKYAFFPSVAAAWNIASESFMENAQNWLDQLKLRVSYGSNGNQAISPYQTLDRLHLTNYIWGDGATGVNGAYLANDGVGNPNLKWETTRKFNVGIDYSFLGGRINGNIEMYVSNTKDLLMKRTVPIMNGYKTIWDNVGKTRNKGVEFTLNTVNIRNKDFEWSTNLVFSLNRDKIVDLRGDKKDDITNNWFIGKPLRVYYDYKVDGVWQQGDKFTYTAADGTEKEIQKGAKPGSAKVKDTDGNGYINSNDKVIIGSKNPSFLMSVGNTLTYKNFYLSFLLNGTFKVTRELNEANISSWSYNLYNYLHNADYWTPEHTNSKYASPVYTNFDGHSYYKDFTYIQIKNIALGYNFNSKLVKKLGLSGLGVNFSVENPYTFCDIRSILNYDNSWFASYPTARSYVLGLNLTF
- a CDS encoding FecR domain-containing protein yields the protein MKKNVPWNLIIPKLKQEISIDEELQLKTWLLNSNNEALFKELQQLWEKIQTNGENYTPDTEFYWKELVNRMHIVEYKQKEDKSENISFELKRVYRYAVAACIAITVTIGCSFYIGFLKGYTEPVAQLYTNLSGKSKVLLPDGSEVWMHTETALQYDSKMNEKERKVSVTGEAYFDVKHDTDKPFVVQTEGLRIIVHGTKFNVDAFPGSENTLVSLVEGSVSLETQTESRFLHPGETAIYNRNTKTLNIEKDDVVFASSWANNKVVFKNRSLGDICKLLSKWYRIKIDLDPVLSNRYFYTFTLRSEPLDEILRIMSRIKPMKYSFNEKNELTISSVESK
- a CDS encoding RNA polymerase sigma-70 factor, with the translated sequence MPTNDILLLQLIKQDDEKAFKYLFDTYFVPLCRFMALYLKDRQEVEELALTIFMNLWENRAILILKISFKAYLFQAARNRCLNALRDKKKTVSIEESEEYAYDLSTETSVEMEELSRLIEEAVCSLSDRCRQVYRKSREESKTNQQIAEEMDISVKTVEAQITKALKHIKKFLGEQYAYLF
- a CDS encoding glycoside hydrolase family 2 TIM barrel-domain containing protein codes for the protein MKNILFLMGALCFSLMVHGQRKSITLEKGWCFMKGEQMNAFSPLFDDSKWEKVKVPHDWAITGPFDRNNDLQDVAIIQDMEKKASLKTGRTGGLPYMGIGWYRTTFQTLPHKRAELVFDGAMSEARIYVNGREVGEWPYGYSSFHFDITPYIHQDGNTNLLAVRLDNKLHSSRWYPGAGLYRNVHLIMTDSIHVPVWGTYITTPHVSSDFASVCLKTNIDNAESRDVRVVTDILEADGRVVSSKDNTRLINKIQPFEQHFIVDKPNLWSPESPYLYTAKSKIYVDGKLVDQYNTRFGIRSVEFVADRGFFLNGLHRKFQGVCNHHDLGPLGAAVNREALRHQLVLLKDMGCDAIRTSHNMPAPELVELCDEMGFMMIIEPFDEWDMAKCENGYHRFFETWAEKDMINMLHQYRNHASVIMWSIGNEVPTQCNVDGYRVAKYLQDICHREDPTRLVTCGMDQVSCVLDNGFAAMLDIPGLNYRTQRYSEAYQKLPQNIVLGSETASTVSSRGTYKFPVKVQGQVLYSDHQSSGYDTEYCSWSNIPDVDFSLVEDYPWTLGQFVWTGFDYLGEPSPYSVDSWPSHSSLFGIIDLASIPKDRYYLYRSIWNKKSHTLHLLPNWTWPGREGKITPVFVYTDYPEVELFVNGKSYGRQRKWTSEQAQTSTDSLSLLRRYRLMWMNVVYEPGELKAVAYDIHGCKVSEETIYTAGKPHHLELISNRSNLQADGKDLAYITVRLVDINNNLCTGDDQMISMKVKGVGAYKAGANGNATCLDLFNRPLMRTFKGQLTAIVQSLEKNGTIIFEASAKGLKTSKLFIQVY